One window of Manihot esculenta cultivar AM560-2 chromosome 17, M.esculenta_v8, whole genome shotgun sequence genomic DNA carries:
- the LOC110604854 gene encoding G-type lectin S-receptor-like serine/threonine-protein kinase At1g61370 codes for MDSVTGEILWESSDHPSDTVMSDTKGPHVYTSWKSDNDPSPGNFVLAFAPRPPLQFFIWRGSTPYWRSGPWDKSRFIGIPEMDTSISGATVKDSQVPGSLSVSLGRFSNCSLKNLFISYQGYVKFMCWENNYGWYADWEAPRSPCDIYGACGPFGFCKTSKRPLNCFCMRGFVPKSREEWSKGNWTRGCVRRTTLLCERNSSAIAAQAGKADGFWQMRGVRLPDFSYYVDEVAEGCQRWCQDNCSCTGYSYVNGIGCQVWTRDLIDVIEFSYGGQDLFIRLTHDELGKGKPVKFITILIAISTFAVLTAILYALYKWRANQNRKVKHEDIKANDQLELPMLDFDGILVATNHFNLTNKLGQGGYGPVYKGRLQDGKDVAIKRLSSSSGQGVEEFKNEMTLISKLQHRNLVKLVGCCIEREEKILVYEFLSNKSLDTHLFDPIKKANLNWTIRYNIIKGIGRGLLYLHRDSCLRVIHRDLKVSNILLDEKMNPKISDFGLARIFQGTHGLANTNRVVGTLGYMAPEYALGGIFSDKSDVFSFGILLLEIVSSKKINDFHCEEQHLGLISYAWQSWCESRGINMVDEALAESFSQSEVIRCVNIGLLCVQDHAADRPTMAAIVSMLSGEAKLPQPKQPTFTFQSILQSENRAFCKIKLKKKNIS; via the exons ATGGACAGCGTAACAGGAGAGATATTATGGGAGAGCTCTGATCATCCCTCTGATACGGTAATGTCTGATACCAAGGGACCTCATGTATACACTTCCTGGAAGAGTGACAATGATCCATCACCTGGGAATTTTGTCCTTGCTTTTGCACCACGGCCACCACTACAATTCTTCATTTGGAGAGGATCAACGCCCTATTGGAGAAGTGGACCTTGGGATAAATCAAGATTTATCGGCATACCTGAAATGGATACATCAATAAGTGGAGCTACTGTCAAAGATTCCCAAGTTCCGGGATCATTGAGTGTATCTCTTGGTAGATTTAGCAACTGTAGTCTAAAAAATCTTTTCATTTCATATCAAGGATATGTGAAATTTATGTGCTGGGAAAATAATTATGGCTGGTACGCTGATTGGGAGGCTCCAAGAAGTCCTTGTGATATTTATGGAGCATGTGGGCCTTTTGGGTTTTGCAAGACATCTAAACGACCTCTAAATTGTTTTTGTATGAGAGGGTTTGTGCCAAAGTCAAGAGAGGAATGGAGCAAAGGAAATTGGACAAGAGGTTGTGTGAGACGAACCACATTACTTTGTGAGAGAAACTCAAGTGCCATAGCTGCCCAAGCAGGTAAAGCAGATGGGTTTTGGCAGATGAGAGGTGTGAGACTACCTGATTTTTCTTATTATGTGGATGAGGTTGCAGAGGGATGCCAAAGGTGGTGCCAAGATAACTGTTCATGCACGGGTTATTCCTATGTAAATGGAATAGGTTGTCAGGTTTGGACAAGAGATCTTATAGATGTCATAGAATTTTCCTATGGTGGACAAGATCTCTTCATTCGCCTTACTCATGATGAACTAG GCAAAGGGAAGCCAGTAAAATTCATCACCATCCTCATAGCTATTTCAACTTTTGCCGTCTTAACTGCCATTCTTTATGCTTTATACAAGTGGAGAGCTAATCAAAACCGAAAGGTTAAGCATGAAG ACATAAAAGCAAATGATCAATTAGAGCTGCCCATGTTAGACTTTGATGGCATACTAGTTGCAACCAACCACTTCAACCTCACAAACAAACTAGGCCAAGGAGGATATGGTCCAGTTTACAAG GGAAGGCTCCAAGATGGGAAGGATGTGGCGATCAAAAGGCTTTCTAGTAGCTCAGGGCAAGGTGTAGAAGAATTCAAAAACGAAATGACACTAATCTCTAAGCTTCAGCATAGAAATCTTGTCAAGCTTGTGGGTTGCTGCattgaaagagaagaaaagataCTTGTCTATGAGTTCTTGTCCAATAAAAGCCTGGACACTCATCTATTTG ATCCAATAAAGAAAGCAAACCTTAACTGGACTATACGTTACAACATTATTAAGGGAATTGGTCGAGGACTTCTCTATCTTCATCGTGATTCCTGTTTAAGGGTCATACACCGAGATTTGAAGGTCAGCAATATTCTTTTAGATGAGAAGATGAACCCAAAAATATCAGATTTTGGATTGGCTCGGATTTTCCAAGGCACACATGGTTTAGCAAATACTAACAGGGTTGTGGGAACACT GGGTTATATGGCTCCTGAATATGCATTGGGGGGAATATTTTCAGATAAATCTGATGTCTTTAGCTTTGGGATTCTGCTGTTGGAAATTGTTAGCAGCAAAAAGATAAACGACTTCCATTGTGAAGAACAACATCTAGGCCTTATTTCTTAT GCATGGCAATCATGGTGTGAAAGCAGGGGTATAAACATGGTAGATGAAGCATTGGCGGAGTCATTTTCCCAATCAGAAGTGATTAGATGTGTAAATATTGGACTGCTTTGTGTGCAAGATCATGCTGCAGATAGGCCAACCATGGCTGCAATAGTTTCCATGTTAAGTGGTGAAGCAAAGCTTCCTCAGCCAAAACAACCTACATTTACATTTCAAAGCATTTTGCAATCAGAAAACAgggctttttgcaaaataaagttaaaaaaaaaaaatatttcttaa